In Megalobrama amblycephala isolate DHTTF-2021 linkage group LG9, ASM1881202v1, whole genome shotgun sequence, the sequence CCCGGTCAAGCGCTTTCTTTAAAACTAAAAGCGGTATTTTTTCTTCATCTCTATCCTTTGTCTCAACTTCGAAATGCTCATTCTGACTGAGTTTATACGACCGGACATTATTTACTGTCGTATCAGCATCTCGCGCTGCCTGTATTTGGAAACGTGTCCCTGTGGGTGTGTGTTCCGCAATCTCAAAATGCTGCTCCTCTTCTGTAAATGTGGGTGAATTATCATTAACATCGGTTATCTGTACTCCAACGTAATGTATTTCCAATGGATCTTCGACTACCATTTTTAGATTAATCAAGCATGCGCCATTTCCATCACACAGTTCCTCTCTGTCAATGTTCTTATGGACATATAAGACGCCATTGTTTTGATTTACCTGAAAAAGAGCATCCTTTGATCCAGACACGATACGAAATCTCCTGTTAACTAAAGTGCTGACATCAAGGCCAAGATCCTTAGCAATATGTCCTACAACGGATCCTTCTTTCAATTCTTCTGGAATAGAGTATCTTATCTGCGCCGAAACCTGCTGTCCAAAACACAGAAGCAAGGAGAAACACAAAGCAATCCACCAGTAGTCCCATTTGCGCCTTTGTTCTCTGGCTTCCATGGCGAATGATTACCGAGACACTGCCAGAAATATATCCTCGGCGATTACAAACAACGCTATATCATATAATTGATCTGCGTAATGCAAAATATTTAAACGAAAACCTTAATAAACACGGAGGACAGATCGCACCTTTTCAGATCGCACCATCCCCATGGATAAGGACAATACAAGACTGCGTGTCATCATTATGGGCCGGACTTAAAACTGGAAAACAAAAATTAGAGCAACACTGACACCGAGTGGAGCATTAGAAGTTACCTCGTTTCCATTTTCAATTTGCAGAataattaacacacacacacacacacacacacacacacacacacacacacatatatatatatatatatatatatatatatatgattcaCGTTGCACGACAAACAGCtcctcttaaaaaaaataaaaataaaataaaaaatgcacgCGCTTTAATAATGCTCAACACATTGAGTTTCGTTGAGTGcagaaaaacaaatatattaacctttttcacatttaaataaatccCAATTAAAACCTtcaaaaatactataaaaacaTCCTTACCTCTCCAGAGTCTCTCCTCCTGCGATCTGGTATCACTAGAGTATTTCTATTACTGCCTGGTGCAATTGTAGAACCGATACTCATTCTGGGTCCAACTAACATGTACCGTTTGTCTCCAGATCTGTACTGGATGCTGTGACACAGAGTCCCGTCGTAATTTGTGTCCTGCAAATACTTGGACGAATAGTCTGTAGATTTGGAGCACTGCATTACAATCAACACGATGATGCTGATGACAAAAAGCACTGAAACCGAGCCCAAAGTGATGATCAAATAAAACGTCACGTCGTTTTCCTCCTCGTCTTTTACTGCGTTTTTCACATCAGAAGCGGCAAAAGCCTCTTTGGGCTCCACAACTTTGACAATCACAGTCGCTGTTGCTGAGAGCGAAACGTTCCCATTGTCTTTGACCAGTATGAGCAGTTTATGCTGGGCCTCGTCTGTTTCTGTGAATGAGCGAAGGGTCCTTATCTGTCCTGTATAGCGGTCCAAACCAAAGAGACTGTGCTCACTAACTTCCTGCAGTGAAAACAATAACCAGCCGTTGTATCCTATATCTGCGTCATAGGCTCTGACTTTAGTCACCAAATGACCTGCGTTCACATTACGGGGAATCTCTTCCACACCCTCAGCAGAACCGTTAGCGCTGACTGGATATAAGATCACTGGAACGTTGTCGTTCTGATCCAGAATAAACACGTTCACAGTCACGTTACTGCTCAGAGACGGACTTCCAGAGTCTGTAGCGAGCACATGAAACTGGAACGTTTTGGTCGTTTCAAAATCAAAACTTTTTAGTGCATAAATAATTCCCGTTTCTGAATTAATGTTTAGAAAAGATGTCAAATCACCTTGATTTAGGTGATATGCTATTGCAGCATTTTCGTTTAAGTCTTTATCAAAAGCAGTAACAGAGAATATAGAAGCACCAGGgacattgttttcatataaataaagctcaaaAGTGTTCTGGGTAAACTGTGGGGAGTTGTCATTCACATCAGAGACctgtatatttaatattttaaaagaagacAGCGGTGGCTGTCCTAAGTCAGTGGCTGTTACAGTGATTTCATAGCTTGAAGTAACTTCTCTATCTAAACGTCCCTTTGTCACTAATGAATACATATTCTCTTTAAATGATGATTTCAGCTCAAAGGGCATATTTTCAGGTAATGTACAAATGACTCTGCCATTGACACCAGAGTCCTTGTCTGAAACGCTTATTAAGGCTATGGCCGTTCCAGGATTCGCATTTTCAGATATAACACTAGAAAGTGATGTTATCTCAATTTCAGGAGAGTTATCATTAACATCTGTGACTTTAATGCTAAGTTCTGCTTCAGCTATCAGGGGAGGCTGGCCTTTATCAGACGCCTGCACATCTAATTTAAATACACCAGTTTCCTCAAAGTCTATGTTCCCTTTAACTTGTAATTCGCCCGTGTTCTTGTCAAGCGTAAACAGGTCGTGGATTTTTCCATCCAAATTTTCTCCTAACAAGTACTCGATTTCGCCATTCATTCCTTTATCTAAATCAGTTGCGTTGATTTTAATCACGACAGTGCCCAGAGGTGCGTTTTCCAGGATTGTTGCAGAATATGAGTCGCGGCTGAATACTGGACGATTATCATTTATATCCAAGACAATAACGGTGATATTCAGAGTCCCTGATTTCGGTGGATTTCCACCATCTGTGGCTGTCAGTGTGAGTCTATGCTTGCCTTGCCTTTCTCTGTCCAGCGCTttctttaaaactaaaaatggtATTTTTGTTTCATGCCTTTCCCGAACGTCGATATCAAACAGCTCATTCTGACTTAATTTATAATATCGAACCGTATTCATTCCCAGATCAGGATCTCTGGCCGTTTGGACTTGAAAGCGCGTTCCCAAAAGCGTATGCTCAGCTATTTCAAATTGCTGCTCAGATCTCGGGAAAATGGGTGGATTATCGTTTACATCAGATATTTCAACTTCTATGTAATGCACCTCTAAGGGGTCTTCAACAACGCATTTCAAACTTATCGAACAAACAGCGTTTCCATCACAAAGCTTCTCTCTGTCGATTCTCTTATTGACATACAGTTCCCCATTGTTCTGATTTACCTGGAAAAGCGCATCATCAGGTCCAGAAACAATACGAAACCGTCGGTGCGCCAAATTGCTGACATCAAGGTTTAAATCCTTAGCAATATTTCCCACAACAGATCCTTCTTTCACTTCCTCCGGGACATTGTATTTTATCTGTGCAGTACCCAGATTCCCGAAGCACAAGAGCAAAGAGAGAGTAATCCACCAGCTCGGCCGTCTGCTCCATTGTCCTCCGACATCCATTGCAAAATATTTTCGAATTACAAATGCTCTGCCCATGAAACACTGTATTTTCCTATTCCAATCTCTGGTATCGTGTGCATTATCGAAAAACGACATGCGATGAAATTACTAGTTACCACTGCTTTAAACGCACAGTTATACTGCCCGTCTCTCTGCACAAAACACTGTTCTGTTTCTCATTAGCTGACGCCTGATGGGGTTGGGTTTGCTATAATACAATAACTTAGAGTAACACTGACACCATGTGGAGTGgatttgtttttgcacaaaaaaactcAGGTGTGtacacttgaaaaaaaaaaaaaaaaattggtgtagaaagaattttcattcagaaatgtATACAAGTTTAATTCAATGTATTACTCAAATGCTAGAGTAACAGTGACATCAAGCGCTCTACAGAAAGAATAgtcctcaaaaacatttaagcacatttatgtacaaaacaacttaaaaattatatttagtgGCACAATGTTGCGTCGTTTCATAAATTGCatgaataacacaaaataacttGTTTAGATGCATGTTTGAGCACTATAAAGccacttttaatgcatttgaaACCCAGGCCATGCCAAGGGAACCGCAACTAATTTCAGCACCAGGGCAGTGGACAGCTCCCTGTCACTACTTCGAATATCAataaatgtttagatatttggatAAGTACTATGCACATGCTTTCTTTTATAAGCAATGAAAAGAACTTATTAACTTAGAATCAGTTATATGATAACATATTTTGTAGCATGTAGGTGAAGATGTACGAGTTAAATAATTGTATACAAAAAAAGAATAGAAATAAATCACAAGAAATAGAAAATTAATCCGCCATCTTACCTCTCCAGAATCTCTCCTCCTGCGATCTGGTATCACTAGTGTATTTCCATTACTGCCCGGGACTATAGTAGAACCGATACTCATTCTGGGTCCAACTAACATGTACCGTTTGTCTCCAGATCTGTACTGGATGCTGTGACACAGAGTCCCGTCGTAATTTGTGTCCTGTAAATACTTAGACGAATAGTCTGTAGATTTGGAGCACTGCATTACAATCAACACGATGATGCTGATGACAAAAAGCACCGAAACCGAGCCCAAAGTGATGATCAAATAAAACGTCACGTCGTTTTCCTCCTCGTCTTTTACTGCGTTTTTCACATCAGAAGCTGCAAAAGCCTCTTTGGGCTCCACAACTTTGACAATCACAGTCGCTGTTGCTGAGAGTGAAACGTTCCCATTGTCTTTGACCAGTATGAGCAGTTTATGCTGGGCCTCGTCTGTTTCTGTGAATGAGCGAAGGGTCCTTATCTGTCCTGTATAGCGGTCCAAACCAAAGAGACTGTGCTCACTAACTTCCTGCAGTGAAAACAATAACCAGCCGTTGTATCCTATATCTGCGTCATAGGCTCTGACTTTAGTCACCAAATGACCTGCGTTCACATTACGGGGAATCTCTTCCACACCCTCAGCAGAACCGTTAGCGCTGACTGGATATAAGATCACTGGAACGTTGTCGTTCTGATCCAGAATAAACACGTTCACAGTCACGTTACTGCTCAGAGACGGACTTCCAGAGTCTGAAGCGAGTACTTGGAACTGGAACGTTTTGGTGGTTTCAAAATCAAAACTTTTCAGTGCATAAATCGCGCCTGTCTCAGAATTAATATTCAGAAACGATGTCATGTCACTTTGTGTCCCATTTCCTTTAATAATCTGATATGAAATcacagagttttcatttaggTCTTTGTCAAAAGCACTCAGCGTGAGAATGGGCGCGCCTGCAGCATTGTTTTCAATCATATATAATTCTATGGGATTTAGGCTAAATTCAGGTGGGTTATCATTAACATCTGACACCTGCACGCTCAGAGTTTTATATGAGGACAGTGGAGGCTGACCCAAGTCAGTCGCTGTTATTGTAATTTCATAATGTGATACAGTTTCACGGTCCAGGTTTCTTTTAGTCACTAACGAATACATGTTTTCCTGAACTGATGGTTTTACTTCAAACGGAACATTTTCTGAGAGAGAGCACACAACTTTTCCATTAACACCAGTGTCTCTGTCAGTAACACTAATGAGTGAAATTACAGTGCCAGGCTTCGAATCTTCAGGTACAACGTTCGATAGTGACGTCACATCAATGGTCGGCTTATTATCATTTATGTCAagtatttttataattactCTGCAGTCAGTAGTCAAAGGCGGTTGCCCATTGTCAGACGCCTGTATATCCAACTTATAAACATTGTTCTTTTCAAAGTCCACCTCTCCTATTACACGAATTTCACCTGTTAATCTATCCAAgctaaaaatatgaaacatgTTCTGGTTGTTAGCCCCTCCAAAGGAGTAAGACACTTCACCATTTGGACCGTAATCAGAATCACTTGCAAGAATTTTCATTACTAAAGTTCCATTTTGCACGTTTTCATGCAGTGTTGAAGAATAAACATCTTGACTAAATACAGGACGGTTGTCATTCACATCAAGAACAAGCACTGTTATGTTCAGTGATCCCGACCTTTGCGGATTGCCACCATCTATTGCTGTTAATGTTAAATTGTGTTCAGCTTTGTGTTCACGGTCAAGAGGTTTTTGTAAAACCAGAAAAGGCAATTTATCTTCTCCCCTgtctcttatttctaaatcaaAATGCTCATTTTGACTTAATTTATACAAGCGCACAGAATTCACTCCACTATCAGGGTCATTCGCAGCTTGTAGCTGAAAACGCGTTCCTTGAAACGTGTTTTCAGAAATTTCTAATCGCTTCTCTTTTTCTGTGAATGTAGGCGCGTGATCATTTACATCAGTTATCTCAACGACAATATAATGGATCTCGAGTGGATTTTCCACTACTATTTTTAGGTTAATCAAGCATGCTCCAGTACTATCACACAGCTCTTCTCTGTCTATTTTTCTTTGAACATATAAGACACCATTGTTCTGATTTACCACGAAAAGCGCTTCGTCTGATCCAGACACGATACGGAACCGTCTGTCCATCAAAGTACTGGCATCAAGTCCCAAATCCTTGGCGATATTTCCTACAATAGATCCCTCTTTTACCTCCTCTGGAATAGAGTATCTTATTTGAGCTGAAAGCTGCTGCCCAAAGCACAGAAGAAAACAGATAATCATCCACCAGTGCTCCCTTTTGAGCCTTTGTCTTCCAGCTTCCATTGCGAACGATAAGGAAATCCAGACGTAAATGCAACTACCTGGTTAGatcatacatatatattcatcTTAACCGAACAAACAAAAGCGAAGCACGAAACGGCGTTATGCAGTTCTGTCTTTGGCCGTCTTCAAACAAAAATCATCCTCCCTTTGCGTTAAACATCCTGCATAATACAAACTAGAATATGGGGGCAGGGCGAAGAGACGCTTTCCCTGTACAACAATGACACCATGAGGTTTGTGAAGAACGTCGCACATAAGCAAAACCGCTCAGAAATAACAAATAAAGACGTATTACCCTCTCTTATCAAAATAGATTACAGCGATTTTAAACATGGTTATATCTGTGTATTTTGTCTGTAGAGTGgatttattttataaacaatCAACAGCAACACCGACCATCATAATTAACTGATCACCAATTTCATCATAACGCTGCTGAATTACGGAGCAGGTGCAATAACCCATTATTTCAGAACCAATAAGTTGCACAGCGCCTCTCGCcaagaaaacaaatatttatgaaCAGGTCTGTCCTTAGGCTACTAAAATAACATGACATGATATAACGAGACTAATGAAGTTTTGATGCTCAGAACGCGTAAAGTGAATTAATTCAATCTGCTAGGTTAATTCCAAGATATGACAAGAGACAACAGTTGGAATGTGCATATGTatctttgaaaaaaagaaaagaaaagaaaaagtagACTGTGAGTGACCTGAAGCTCTCTGTCAAgcaatttagttaatttaaagATGGCAATTTTGTCTCTTCttcattttcaaaataatcaGTTTGGCTCAATTTATAAAATTGAAAAACAGAATTCATGCAGTCATCCTCTCCTTCTTGAAACTTAACTTATAACATGGAAACGCTGATTTTGCTATTTCTTACAGCACATGTTTATCAGACAATTTAACAACAGGGTTTAACAACAGCTTTAGACGTATCAAACAAGCAACAATTGCATTACACAATTCATCGATCTAATAAAATGATtcgtgggggaaaaaaattcaGAACATTTGCTTGAATATCAAGGAACTAATCCCTTATTTATTTGTACTTATGTGGTCATGTTCAAAGAGCAATTAGTGCGTCCCTGTGTTTTTCTTAAAAATTTAAAAGGGTAAAAAAAACGCCAGTCTTACCTCTCCAGAATCTCTCCTCCTGCGATCTGGTATCACTAGAGTATTCCTATTACTGCCTGGTGCAATTGTAGAACCGATACTCATTCTGGGTCCAACTAACATGTACCGTTTGTCTCCAGATCTGTACTGGATGCTGTGACACAGAGTCCCGTCGTAATTTGTGTCCTGCAAATACTTGGACGAATAGTCTGTAGATTTGGAGCACTGCATTACAATCAACACGATGATGCTGATGACAAAAAGCACTGAAATCGAGCCCAAAGTGATGATCAAATAAAACGTCACGTCGTTTTCCTCCTCGTCTTTTGCTGCGTTTTTCACATCAGAAGCTGCAAAAGCCTCTTTGGGCTCCACAACTTTGACGATCACAGTCGCTGTTGCTGAGAGTGAAACGTTCCCATTGTCTTTGACCAGAATGAGCAGTTTATGCTGGGCCTCGTCTGTTTCTGTGAATGAGCGAAGGGTCCTTATCTGTCCTGTATAGCGGTCCAAACCAAAGAGACTGTGCTCACTAACTTCCTGCAGTGAAAACAATAACCAGCCGTTGTATCCTATATCTGCGTCATAGGCTCTGACTTTAGTCACCAAATGACCTGCGTTCACATTACGGGGAATCTCTTCCACACCCTCAGCAGAACCGTTAGCGCTGACTGGATATAAGATCACTGGAACGTTGTCGTTCTGATCCAGAATAAACACGTTCACAGTCACGTTACTGCTCAGAGACGGACTTCCAGAGTCTGTAGCGAGTACATGGAACTGGAACGTTTTGGTCGTTTCAAAGTCGAAACTTTTAAGCGCATGTATATGTCCATTGTCTGAATTCACATTGAGGAAGGACGACATGTGACCTTTTGCTCCATCTTCTCTTATTATTTGATAGGTTATTGCAGCATTTTCATTCATATCTCTATCGGAGGCGCTAACAGAGTATATGGATGCTCCTGGGGGGTTATTTTCCATTAAATACAGTTCTAAAGGATTATGAGGAAATTCTGGAACATTGTCGTTCACATCTGATATCTGCACCTTCAGTGTTTTGATTGATGACAGAGGGGGCTGACCAAGATCTGTAGCTGTTATTGTGACATCATATCGAGAAACGAGCTCTCTATCTAACTTTGCATTCGTCACAAGAGAGTACATATTTTCTTTGAATGATGTCTTCAGTTCAAAAGGAACATTGTCAGATATTCTACAAACAACTTTACCATTGACGCCCGAATCTTTATCAGTAATACTAACAAGTGAAATGACCGTTCCTGGTTTGGAATCTTCGGGAACTACATCAGACAGCGAGGTTACGTCTATCTCTGGTGCATTATCATTTTCgtcaatcattttaataataattctaCAGTTGCTTGTCTTCGGTGGCTGGCCTTTATCTGACGCCATAACACCGAAtctataaacattatttttctcaAAATCCAAATGGCCCTTCACCCTAATCTCACCAGTGTTGTCCAAATCAAAGGTGTCGTAAATCTGTTTTTCTATATTCTTCGCAAATGAATAAACAATTTCGCCATTCTGACCTTCATCTAAATCAGTGGCATTTAATTTAATGACAAGAGTACCAACAGGAGCGTTTTCTTGCAGTGTGACAGAATAAAGTTCTTGGCTGAATTTTGGCCTGTTATCATTATCATCCAGCACCGTGACATTAATAACAATACTCCCTGATCGTGGTGGATTCCCGCCGTCAACAGCAGTCAGTATAAGACTGTGAGTGACCTGACGCTCCCTGTCAAGTAATTTACGTAATTTCAAGACGGGGACTTTTTTCTCTCCCCCGTTTTCGCGAAACTCGAGTTCAAAATAGTCGGTTTGGCTCAGCTTATAAAAACGAACAGAATTCACGCCTGAATCAGGGTCCTGTGCTTCATGCAACTGAAAGTCCTCGCCCGGTAGGGTTGATTCTGCTATTTCTAAAAGGACATCTTTATAAGCAAAAGCGGGTGCATGGTCATTTACATCGGTAATTTCTACTTCTACATAATGAACTTCAAGTGGATTTTCAACAACAGTTTTGAGACTTATCAAGCAAGCATCAGTTCCATCACACAGCTCCTCTCTGTCGATTTGCTTTTCCACATACAAAATGCCATTGTTCTGATTTACCTGGAAAAGACCGTCATTTGATCCAGACACAATACGGAACCGTCTGTCAATTAATGTACTGACATCAAGACCCAAATCCTTTGCAATATTTCCCACAATCGATCCATCTTTTACCTCTTCTGGAATACTGTATCTTATCTGCGCTGAGACCTGCTGTCCGAGGCATAGTAGAAAACAGAAACACAGAGAAATCCGCCAGTACTCCCATCTGCGCCTTTGTTCTCCAACATCCATGCTGAAAACCGTCGTCGGAGGAACAAGTGTAAAATTGTTTTCCTTACAATTACCGCATAAATCTTAAATGCTTCGAGGAAGAATTTGAGAACATCTTTTGCTCGAATATCGCGGAATCCCTTGTATGTATACGTCCAGACTAAAAGAGCATCAGTGCGTTCTAGGCTGGGTTAAAAACCAGTGTGACGCAAACCAGATCCTGACTCAAACAACGTTTCCTTGTGTTATACTGACACCATGAGGTCCGCTGCAACATGTCAATATTTTAAACACAGCAGAGAGCAAATGTTTGATAAATTTGGAAGAtatgattttattaaattaatattaatatatacatatacctGACTTCTAAAAACTacatatatgatatataaatataaatataaatataatatcaaAAGGACAGACAATTTCAGTACCACGGACAGTTCCGCACGTATCAATAGCTGTGACTGCCATGAactcattttattcattttgtgtAACTTCACTAAATACGGAGTGGAATAGTGTCGATAACTATATTTTTGTCTAAGaaacaaaatagaaaaattaTGATAATGTAACTGCAATGCAACATTTGCAACAATGCAAGACCGAATTCAATGGCATTCAATACCTCAGAGATCACAAACAAATGTTGCAGAGAGACGATAAATAAGGGGCAGATCTTACCGAGCATAGATATTCAGTAAAAATATAGATGTACCGTTTGCTGTGACAGAGTTTATTTGAGTCcaataaaataattgtgatATTCTTAATATAGCATTGTTTTATTCCAACAATGATTAGAAGAGGAGATAGTTTTGTTCCACTACAGAGATTCGTAAATCAACATATAAAATCGTTTACAAATCTACCTTGACATAAAAAAGctcaatattttataaataatcaaAACAGCCATGCCAAAACAAACCCTGAGAAGTCAACACGAGTCAGGGGTGAATGAACACGCCAAAGAACTTCCGatacaaataatacatttaaatcaaagagtgcataaaaaataaatccgcCATCTTACCTCTCCAGAATCTCTCCTCCTGCGATCTGGTATCACTAGTGTATTTCCATTACTGCCCGGGACTATAGTAGAACCGATACTCATTCTGGGTCCAACTAACATGTACCGTTTGTCTCCAGATCTGTACTGGATGCTGTGACACAGAGTCCCGTCGTAATTTGTGTCCTGTAAATACTTGGACGAATAGTCTGTAGATTTGGAGCACTGCATTACAATCAACACGATGATGCTGATGACAAAAAGCACTGAAACCGAGCCCAAAGTGATGATCAAATAAAACGTCACGTCGTTTTCCTCCTCGTCTTTTACTGCGTTTTTCACATCAGAAGCTGCAAAAGCCTCTTTGGGCTCCACAACTTTCACAATCACAGTCGCTGTTGCTGAGAGTGAAACGTTCCCATTGTCTTTGACCAGTATGAGCAGTTTATGCTGGGCCTCGTCTGTTTCTGTGAATGAGCGAAGGGTCCTTATCTGTCCTGTATAGCGGTCCAAACCAAAGAGACTGTGCTCACTAACTTCCTGCAGTGAAAACAATAACCAGCCGTTGTATCCTATATCTGCGTCATAGGCTCTGACTTTAGTCACCAAATGACCTGCGTTCACATTACGGGGAATCTCTTCCACACCCTCAGCAGAACCGTTAGCGCTGACTGGATATAAGATCACTGGAACGTTGTCGTTCTGATCCAGAATAAACACGTTCACAGTCACGTTACTGCTCAGAGACGGACTTCCAGAGTCTGAAGCGAGTACATGAAACTGGAACGTTTTGGTCGTTTCAAAGTCGAAACTTTTAAGCGCATGTATATGTCCATTGTCTGAATTCACATTGAGGAAGGACGACATGTGACCTTTTGCTCCATCTTCTCTTATTATTTGATAGGTTATTGCAGCATTTTCATTCATATCTCTATCGAAGGCGCTAACAGAGTATATGGATGCTCCTGGGGGGTTATTTTCCATTAAATACAGTTCTAAAGGATTATGAGGAAATTCTGGAACGTTGTCGTTCACATCTGATATCTGCACTTTCAGTGTTTTGATTGAGGACAGAGGGGGCTGACCAAGATCTGTGGCTGTTATTGTGACATCATATCGAGAAACGAGCTCTCTATCTAACTTTGAATTCGTCACAAGAGAGTACATATTTTCTTTGAATGATGGCTTCAGTTCAAAAGGAACATTGTCAGATATTCTACAAACAACTTTACCATTGACGCCTGAATCTTTATCAGTAATACTAA encodes:
- the LOC125276245 gene encoding protocadherin alpha-8-like, which translates into the protein MDVGEQRRRWEYWRISLCFCFLLCLGQQVSAQIRYSIPEEVKDGSIVGNIAKDLGLDVSTLIDRRFRIVSGSNDGLFQVNQNNGILYVEKQIDREELCDGTDACLISLKTVVENPLEVHYVEVEITDVNDHAPAFAYKDVLLEIAESTLPGEDFQLHEAQDPDSGVNSVRFYKLSQTDYFELEFRENGGEKKVPVLKLRKLLDRERQVTHSLILTAVDGGNPPRSGSIVINVTVLDDNDNRPKFSQELYSVTLQENAPVGTLVIKLNATDLDEGQNGEIVYSFAKNIEKQIYDTFDLDNTGEIRVKGHLDFEKNNVYRFGVMASDKGQPPKTSNCRIIIKMIDENDNAPEIDVTSLSDVVPEDSKPGTVISLVSITDKDSGVNGKVVCRISDNVPFELKTSFKENMYSLVTNAKLDRELVSRYDVTITATDLGQPPLSSIKTLKVQISDVNDNVPEFPHNPLELYLMENNPPGASIYSVSASDRDMNENAAITYQIIREDGAKGHMSSFLNVNSDNGHIHALKSFDFETTKTFQFHVLATDSGSPSLSSNVTVNVFILDQNDNVPVILYPVSANGSAEGVEEIPRNVNAGHLVTKVRAYDADIGYNGWLLFSLQEVSEHSLFGLDRYTGQIRTLRSFTETDEAQHKLLILVKDNGNVSLSATATVIVKVVEPKEAFAASDVKNAAKDEEENDVTFYLIITLGSISVLFVISIIVLIVMQCSKSTDYSSKYLQDTNYDGTLCHSIQYRSGDKRYMLVGPRMSIGSTIAPGSNRNTLVIPDRRRRDSGEVRLAFFLPF
- the LOC125276246 gene encoding protocadherin alpha-8-like: MNVGEQRRRWEYWRISLCFCFLLCLIQQVSAQIRYSVPEEVKEGSVVGNIAKDLGFDVSHLVDRRFRIVSGLNDALFQVNPNNGILYVEKQIDREALCDGTDACLISLKTVVENPLEIHYVEVEITDVNDHAPAFADKDVLLEIAESTLPGEDIQLQEAQDSDSGVNSIRFYKLSQNEYFELELRENGGEKKMPILKLRKLLDRERQVTHSLILTAVDGGNPPRSGSIVINVTVLDDNDNRPKFSQELYSVTLQENAPVGTLVIKLNATDLDEGQNAEIIYSFIKNIERLVYNTFDLNSNTGEIRVKSNVDFEKNDVYRVGVIASDKGQPPKTSNCRIIIKMIDENDNAPEIDVTSLSDVVPEDSKPGTVISLVSITDKDSGVNGKVVCRISDNVPFELKPSFKENMYSLVTNSKLDRELVSRYDVTITATDLGQPPLSSIKTLKVQISDVNDNVPEFPHNPLELYLMENNPPGASIYSVSAFDRDMNENAAITYQIIREDGAKGHMSSFLNVNSDNGHIHALKSFDFETTKTFQFHVLASDSGSPSLSSNVTVNVFILDQNDNVPVILYPVSANGSAEGVEEIPRNVNAGHLVTKVRAYDADIGYNGWLLFSLQEVSEHSLFGLDRYTGQIRTLRSFTETDEAQHKLLILVKDNGNVSLSATATVIVKVVEPKEAFAASDVKNAVKDEEENDVTFYLIITLGSVSVLFVISIIVLIVMQCSKSTDYSSKYLQDTNYDGTLCHSIQYRSGDKRYMLVGPRMSIGSTIVPGSNGNTLVIPDRRRRDSGEVRWRIYFLCTL